The following DNA comes from Kitasatospora sp. NBC_01287.
CGTCGTCGATCCCGTTCTTCGGCGCGCCCCAGCCGTCCCAGCCGGGCGGGCAGCCTGGCGGTCAGCCGGCCGGACCGCCGCCGATCGTGGTCCCCAACCAGGACCTCGTGAAGCAGCTCCTGGACCAGATGCAGCTCAAGCACGTGGTGGACGAGGAGGGCGACCTCACCGCCCCCTGGGAGGGCTTCCGCGTCTACTACATGTTCCGCGGCGACAACAAGGAGCTCTTCGCGGTCCGCTCCTTCTACGACCGCTCGTACACCCTTGAGCAGAAGGGTGAGATCCTCGACCTGATCGACGAGTGGAACCGCGAGACCCTCTGGCCCAAGGTCTACACGCACACCCACGAGGACGGTGTGGTGCGGCTGATCGGCGAGTCCCAGATGATCATCGCCAACGGCGTGAACCTGGACTACTTCGTCAACACCACCGCCAACTGGACCCAGGCGGCCGTGGGCTTCGAGCAGTGGATCGTCGAGCGCCTCGGCCTGCAGCAGGAGATCGAGGGCGACGCCGGCGAGGACACTCCCGAGGGCGACGAGGACTGAGTCCCAGCTCCCGTACCCGCACAGCTCCCGGCCCGGCCCGCCCTCCCAGCAGGCCGGGTCGGCCCGTCTCGCCCAGGGAACCACCATGCGCCTCCTCCCGATCGACCGCGCCGAGCACCTGATCACCCGGTTCGCCAGCACCGGCGCGCACGCCACCCGGCTCGCCGCCGGGACCGGGCAGTACTACCTGACCTGCCTGAGCATCGAGCCCGGCGGCACCATCGGCACCCACCCCGCGCCGGTCGAGCAGCTCTTCCTGGTGATCACCGGCGAGGGCTGGATCACCGGCCCCGACGACATCCGGGTCCCGATCGCCGCCGGCACCGCCGTCCTGTGGTCCGCCGAGGAGGAGCACACCTGCGGCACCGACACCGGCCTCACCGCACTGGCTCTGGAGGGCGCGGGACTGACCGTCTTCGAGGCCGAGGACTACTGAGCTCGTCCTCATGGTCCGGCCACCGACCCGCCGGCCACCGACCCGCCGGGCCCGCGAGTCCCCGCGCGCCACGCGGCAGCCTTGTCCTGGCTCCTCCCGACCCGGGAGGATGGCTCCCGAGGACGAACCGTGAGGAGCAGGACGATGAGTGCGAGGCCGCTGCTGAACCGCCGCCTGGCGGGCCTGGGTACGACGATCTTCGCCGAGATGTCCGCCCTGGCCACCGCCACCGGCTCGATCAACCTCGGCCAGGGCTTCCCCGACACCGACGGCCCCGCTTCCGTGGCCCAGGCCGCCGCCGACGCCGTGCTGACCGGCCGCGGCAACCAGTACCCGCCCGGCCCCGGCATCCCCGAGCTGCGCACCGCGATCGCCGAACACCAGCGGCGCTTCTACGGCCTCGGCTACGACCCCGACCGCGAGGTCCTGGTCACCGCCGGCGCCACCGAGGCGATCGCCGCCGCGCTGATCGCGCTGCTCGAACCCGGCGACGAGGTGATCGCCTTCGAGCCGTTCTACGACTCCTACGCCGCCTGCATCGCCATGGCCGGCGCGGTCCGCGTTCCCCTGACGCTCCGTCAACCCGCCTTCCGCCCCGACCTGGACGAGCTGCGCGCGCTGATCACCCCGCGCACCCGGCTGCTGCTGCTCAACACCCCGCACAACCCCACCGGCACCGTCCTCACCCCGGACGAGCTCGCCACCATCGCCCAACTCGCCGTCGAGCACGACCTCCTGGTCATCACCGACGAGGTCTACGAGCACCTCGTCTTCACCGGCACCCACCACCCGCTCGCCGCGCTGCCCGGCATGCGCGAGCGCACCGTGTCGATCTCCTCGGCCGGCAAGACCTTCTCCTTCACCGGCTGGAAGGTCGGCTGGGTGACGGCAAGCCCCGAACTGGTCGCCGCCGTCCGCACCGCCAAGCAGTACCTGACGTACGTCAGCGCCGGCCCGTTCCAGTACGCGGTCGCCGAGGCCCTGCGGCTGCCCGACAGCTACTTCGCCAACTTCCGCGCCGACCTGCTGCGCAAGCGCGACCTGCTCGCCGAGGGCCTGTCGGCCGCCGGGTTCCAGGTGTTCAGCCCCCAGGGCACGTACTTCATCACCACCGACATCACCCCCCTCGGCGAGAAGGACGGCATCGAGTTCTGCCGCACGCTGCCCGAGCGCTGCGGCGTCGTCGCCATCCCCAACGTCGTCTTCTACGACAACACCGACGTGGGGCGCAGCCTGGTCCGATTCACCTTCTGCAAGCAGGACGAGGTGCTGCAGGAGGCGGTCGCACGGCTGCGTCGACTCTGACCCCTCCTCCCGGGCGCGGGCGGTCAGAGCGCCTGCCCGTGCCCGCGGCAGCAACAGCCGCGCGCCGCGCGCCGGCCGCTGAACGTCCCGATTCTGTGACAGTCGCCGCCCCGGTGCCACGGCTCGCCGTCCGACAGCGTCAGATGGGTGAGGCGATCAGCCAGGGGAGAAGAGCGATGGGGGCGATGCGGGCGATGCAGGCGATACGGATGCGGCCGACGGGCCGGCGGGCGGGAACGGCGCTGCTGCTGGGCGGGGTGCTGCTGCTGGCGACGGCCTGCGGTTCCGGCGGCGGGTCGCAGAGCGGTGGCGGTGCGAACGCGGGTGGGGGCGCCAAGGGGAACGGGCCCGCGATCGGCGCTCCCGCCGCCGCCGCGAGTTCGGCGGCGCCGAAGACCTCGGCCGCGGTCGTCGACGTGGAGCCGAAGAACGGCAGCCAGGACGTGGCCCCGAACGGCGCGTTGAAGGTGTCGGTGGCCGACGGCAAGCTGACCGAGGTGGCCGTGACCGGGCCGGACGGCAAGGCGGTCCAGGGGGCGGTCGCCGCCGACGGGCTGAGCTGGGCGCCGGCGGGTGGCCTGGCGGTGGGCGCGGCCTACACGGTGGAGGCGAAGGCGGTGGACGCGAACGGGGTCGCGACCAGCACCAGCAGTTCCTTCACCACGCTCACCCCGAAGCGGACCACACGCACGGTGGACAACATCAGCACCGGTTCGACCTACGGCGTCGGCATGATCATCCGGGTCGACTTCCGCCAGAAGGTCACCAACAAGGCCGCGGCGGCACAGGCGATCACGGTCGAGGCCTCGGACGGCACCCAGGTCAAGGGCCACTGGCTCGACGACGACAACTGGCTCGACCTGCGCCCGGAGAGCTACTGGAAGCCGGGCACCAAGGTCACCATCCACTACCGCACCTCGAACGTCGAGCTCTCCCCCGGGGTCTACGGCAACTCCGACCGGGACGAGTCCTTCACCATCGGCCGCTCCAAGATCAGCACGGTGGACGCGAAGACCCACCAGATGAACGTGGTCGAGGACGGCCTCGCGCCGCAGACCATCGCCGTCACCGCGGGGGCGGACGACAACCCCTCGTGGAACGGCACCATGGTGGTCTTCGAGAAGGACCGGATGGCGCACATGGACTCGGCCACCACCAACATCAAGGGCCCGGCCTACGTCGCCGACGAACCGCACGCGCTGAAGATCACCGACTCCGGCTCCTACGTGCACGGCAACCCCAAGGCCGTCGAGGCCGCCGGGCACGAGAACATCAGCCACGGCTGCATCGGCCTGCCCGACACACCGACCGGTGACGACAACTCGGTGGCGGGCAAGTACTACACCGACTCGATCATCGGCGACGTGGTGATCGTCAAGAACTCGGTCGGCGGGCAGGTCGCGCCGGACAACGGCCTGGGCGGCTGGAACGTGCCCTGGTCCACCTGGTAGGCCCGCCCTCTGCTCAGTCGCCGTCGCGGCGCCTGAGCAGCCCGCCCAGTCGCGGCACCAGCCGCCGGGCGTCCCAGTCGCCGGTGGTGAGTTCGAAGAGCCGCACCACCGAGAGCACCAGCAGGCGGTCCACGGCCGGATCCTCGACCGCGACCTGGAACCTGGTGAGCGGCCCGGCGGGCCTGGTGATCCGGAATCCCGCCGAGCCGGCCCCACTGAAGCGCAGGCTCAGCGGGGCCACCAGGTCGCCGATCGACGTGTCGGAGTTGTACCAGCTCACGGAGTTGCGCACGACCGAGCCGAACCCGGCCGCCTTGCCCTCCAATTCACCGAGGCCGAACTGCTCGAAGGTCCAGCAGTCGGCGAACGGGTTCGAGCCGGAGTACCGGCGCACCCGCCCCACCACCTGCCGGTCCGGCGTGGCGGCGTCCCGCGAGGTGACCAGGCCGATCAACTCGGCCGTCGCCGCCCCGCCGTAGACCTCGAACGGCACCGAACCCCGCGGCGGTCCCGGCTTCCAGAGCCGGGCCACCGGGTCGGCCGAGTCCCGCCCGCGGATCTCCCAGCCGGTGCCCTCCCGGCGGTAGCCGAACGCCACCCGGAACTCCGTCAGCCCCTGCAGGCCGGTCATCGCCCTCCCCCGTTCATCTGCTCATCTGCTCATCGCGTGCCGACAGTCAAGACAGTCAACCCGGCCCGGCCGCCGGCTCCAACTCCGGCCGCCACCGGCGAACGCCGCCGCCGACGCGGTCACCACGGCTGCCGCGGCGTCCACGGGATCTGCGGCGTCCGCCGGGACGGGCGCGCCGACTCCGCACGGGCTGCCCATCGGCGGCCCGGGGACGGTCGCACGCTGCCCGCGCGCCCGAGCCGCCCGAGCCCGCTGAGCCCCGCTGAGCCCCGGCGGCGCCCCCGGCGCGCCCTGCCGGCCTCACGCACGCGCGGCGCAATCGTGCGACCGGCGTGCGGGGCGCGCGCTCCAGCCCGAACGGCGCACAGTGAGCAATCTCGTTCACCGGGCCGGTCACACCCGACCAGGCACTACGCCCAGAACGGTGAATGTGCAACAAGAATGGGTAAATCCCTGACGGACCCGGAGAATTCGTGCTTCTCTGCTGCTGAATCTCCAGCCGGAATCCTTCCTTCCACGGTCGGCCGCGTCCTGGACCGCACAGCCACGAACCACCTCGCCTTCGGCCGAGTCGGGCGCTGCACGGGGGGCGCGTACGGAGCTGAAATGCGGAGCCCAGCATGCTCACCACACTGCAGACCTCCTATTCCGACACCCGCGCCGGTGACCTGGCCTGGTGTCTCGGCGGCGGACCGCTGCCCGCGCTCGCGGTGCGCGACCTGCTGCTGCCCGGCCCGAACGCCCTGACCGGGCCGAACAGCCCGAGCGGGCCGAGCAGGCCGACCGGGCCGAGCGGGCCGAGCGGGCCGACCCGGACCCCGGGGCCCACCAGCACGCCCCACTCCGACGCCCCCGGCGGCCACCGCACCCCGGTCGGCCGCGCCGCGGGCACCCTGCAGTTGCGCCTGCTGGGCGCCTCGCACCAGGTGGTGATCGCGGCCGGCCCCGGCGAGTGCCTGGAGACGGTGGCCTGCATGCCCGGGCGGCGCACCCCGCTGCCGGCCCGGGTTGCCGAGCAAGTCGCCGGATGGGAGTACGAATTCGCGGCCCGGATCGAGTCCCTGCCGCCCCACGTGTTCGCCGCGCGGGCGCAGGAGATCCTGGCCCTGGTGGACGAGCACCCCCGCGGCCTGGCCGGCGTCTTCCCCGGCGACCCGAGCGCCTTCACCGCCCTGGTCGCCCAGGGCAGCGCGGAGCGGGTGCTCTGGCGGACCTGGCACGCCTACCCGCAGGAGGGCCGGCTGGTCTGCACCCGCTCCTCGCTGGTGCTGCGCGGGCCCGCGGCCGAGCAGCCCGCGCGGGCCGCCGGCTGACCCGCCGCCCGACCGACCACCGACCCGGCCGCCCGGCCGCCCACCTGACCGACCGACCGACCGACCGCCCGCCCGACCGACCGACCGACCGCCCACCTGACCACTGCCCCCGGCCCAGCCCGACCCAGCCCGACCCAGCCGACAGACCATCAGCCCCGAACACCATGACGATTCGTCAACTCGACCCAGGACGCTACCCCTCGAACGAGTGCGACTATTCGCGGCACGGGTCGCCTAGCGTTTCTTCGTGATCAACCAGCCGGCGGAGCCACCCGTCCAGCCCGGCCCCGACCCCGAAGGACCCGCCAGGCCGGCCCGGCCGCGGGCCGTCCGGGTCAGGGCCCGTACCCGCGGTCGGACCCGGGCCGAACGCCGCACCGAGACCCCACCTGGCCCGGTGCGGCACCCCGGCCCCCGGGTCCATCTGCGGCCCCGCGGTGACCGCGCCGCACAGGCCGGCGCACCCGGGGCGGCAGCCGCTCCCGGATCGTCCGGCCGGACGGACGATCAGACTCGCCCGGACGGCCGCACCCGAACGGCTGGCCTTGCCCGAACGGCCGAGCGCGCCCGGGCCGACACCACCGGCGCCCACGCCCCGGACCGTGCCCCGGAGCGCGCCCCGGACCCGGAGCCGAGCCGCAGGCCGAGCCGGCACGGGGACCAGGCACCCGGCGACACCCCCACCCCCGCCCGAGCCGGCCGCCGCCCCCGCGCGGCCCGGCCGCTGGTGCTGCTGGCCGCGTTCGTCTGCGCGGCCTGCGGGCTGGTGTACGAGCTGGAGCTGGTCGCGCTCGGCGGCTACCTGCTCGGCGACTCCGTCACCCAGACCTCCGTGGTGCTCTCCGTGATGGTCTTCGCGATGGGCGTCGGCTCGCTGGCCGCCAAGCGCTTCACCCACCGCCCGGCCACCTTCTTCGCCGTGGTCGAGTGCGCGCTCGCGGTGGTCGGCGGACTCTCGGTGCTCGCGCTCTACAGCTGCTGGGCCTGGCTGGGCCGCTACCAGGTCGCGATGATCGGCCTGACCTGCGCGATCGGCGTCCTGATCGGCGCCGAGATCCCGCTGCTGCTCACCCTGCTGCAGCGGATCCGCCGGGAGGAGGCGGGCCGGGCCGCCGCCGACCTGTTCGCCGCCGACTACATCGGCGCGCTGATCGGCGGCCTCGCCTTCCCGTTCGTGCTGCTGCCACTGCTCGGCCAGGCCACCGGGGCGCTGCTGACCGGCGCGGTCAACGCTGTGGCCGGCGCCGCCGTGGTGCTCTGGCTGTTCCGCGACGAGCCAGGGCGCCGGGCCAGGCCGCTCCTCTGGACCGGCTGCGGCGCGGTGCTGGCCGTCCTCGCGCTGGCGGCCGCCTGCACCGGCGCGATCGAACGGGCCGCCCGCCAGGCGCTCTACGGCGGGCCGACCCGGCAGGCCGTGCAGAGCCGCTACGGCGAGCTGGTGCTGACCGGCGCCGCCCGGGTCCCCGCGCAGGGCGCCGCCGACCAGCCGCTGCGGCTCTACCTGGCCGGCCGGCTCGCCGCCTGCGGCCAGGACGAGTACCGCTTCCACGAGGCGCTGGTGCACCCCGCGCTGGCCGGGGCGGGCGACGGCCGGGTGCTGCTGTTCGGCGGCGGCGACGGGCTCGCGCTGCGCGAGGTGCTGCGGCACCGCGGGGTGCGCGAGGTGCTGGTGGTCACCCTCGATCCGGCGCTGCCCGCACTGGCCCGCACCGACCCGGCGCTGGCCGCACTCGGCGGGCACTCCTTCGCCGACCCCCGGGTGCGCCTGGTGCCGGCCGACCCGCTGGCCTGGCTGCGCGCGGACGGCGGCGCCGAGCGCTTCGACGCGGTGCTCGCCGACCTGCCGGCGCCCGAGCGGGCCGCCCGCAGCGAGTACCACGCGACCGAGTTCTACCAGCTGGCCGCCGCCCGGCTGGCCCCGGCCGGGCGGCTCGCGGTGCCCGCCCCGGCCGGCCCCGGCCTGTGGACGGTGGAGGCGGGGCTGCGCGCGGCGGGGCTGGCCACCGTGCCGTTCCCGGTGCCCGGCCGCGGCCCGGCCTGCGACCCGGACGGCAGCGGCGACCGGGCGGCGGTGCTGCTGGCCGCCCGCGATCAGCGGCCCGCCCTCGCGCTGGCCCCGGACGCCCCGCCGCCGCGCTCGCTCACCCCCGAGCGGCTCGCCGCCGCGGCCGCCGCCCTGGCCGCCGAGCGCCCCACCCCGCTGCCCCCGCCGAGCACCCTGCTGCACCCCCGCTGACCTCGCGGTACGCCCGTCCGCATGCCGAGGCGGTGCCGTGCCCGCCACCGTGCGGGACAGCCCAGTAGGCTCAGAGGCATGGAGCATGAGGTTGTCATCCAGCTGCCGGCCGAACTCGTCCAGCCCGCCCTCGCCGACCCGGTGCTGCTCGCGCGCTGCGTGCCCGGTCTGAGCACCGATGCCTCCGACACCACCGAGCGGCGCACCAGCGCCAAGCGCGCCGCCCAGGCCGGCCCCGAGGAGCTCACCGGCCGCCTGCGGCTGCGGATCCCCGGCTCCACGATCACCTACCGCGGCACCGTCTCGCTGATCCGCAGCGGCGGCGCCGGCGTGCTCACCGCCTTCCTGGAGGGGCAGGAGGCCCGCGGTGACGGCGAGGCGACCGCGACCCTTCGGCTGCGCGTCGAGGCGGACGGCGCCGAGCGCACCGTGCTGCGCTTCAGCGGCGACCTGACCGCGGGCGGCCGGCTGGCCGAGGCCGACGCCGAGACCCTCGACGCCCTCGGGTGCCGCCTGCTGGATCGTTTCGCCACCGCGCTGGCCGCCGAGCTGAACGGCACCCCCGTGCTGAGCGTGGTCCCCGACGACGAGGGCACCCGCAGCGGCGGCGACGAGGACGCGCCGGCCCAGGACGAGCAGCCCACCGACGAGCAGCTCACCGACGGTCGACTCACCGACGACGACGAGCTCCCCGACGACCTCTTCGCCGACGACCTCTCCGATCTGATCGCCTTCTCCCCCGAGGAGCCGCCGGCCCCCGAGCTCCCGGCCCGCCCCGAGGAGCCCGAGTCCGCCGAGCCCGCCGCCCGCGCCGACGCGCCCCACGGCTACCCGCGCGCCGTCGAGGACATGCTCCCCGGCGACGAGCTGATCAGCGGCGGCCCGGTCCGCCGCAGCATCGTCGGCCGCTCGGCCGAGGAGGTCGACCACGCCCCGCCGCGCGGCCGCTACGCCCCCACGCTGCCCGCCCGCAGCGCCCGGGCCCGCGCCGCCAGCCGCTGGTACGGCGACCAGCACGCCGCCGCCCCGGTGGCCGCCCGGGTCTCGGGGCGGCTCAGCACGCCCTGGGTGATCGGCGGCGGCGTCGCCCTGCTCGGTGGCGCGGTCATCGTGGCCCGCGCCCTGCGCAAGCGCTGATCAGCACCCACTTAGACTGACTGTCCATGAGCAACGAGCCGACCAACGACCTGAGCACCGACCGCGACGCCCTGCTGGCGCAGATCAAGACCAAGGCCGTGGTGCACGGCAAGGTCATCCTCTCCTCCGGCCGCGAGGCCGATTACTACGTCGACCTGCGCCGGATCACCCTGGACGCGCAGGCCGCGCCGCTGGTCGGCCGGGTGCTGCTGGACGCCACCGCCGACCTGGAGTACGACGCCGTCGGCGGGCTGACCCTGGGCGCCGACCCGGTCGCCGCCGCGATGCTGCACGCCGCCGCCGCGCGCGGCCGCGAGCTGGACGCCTTCGTGGTCCGCAAGGCCGGCAAGGCGCACGGCCTGCAGCGCCGGATCGAGGGCCCGGACGTCAAGGGCCGCCGGGTGCTGGCCGTCGAGGACACCTCCACCACCGGCGGCTCGGTGCTGACCGCCGTCGAGGCGCTGCGCGAGGCGGGCGCCGAGGTGGTCGGCGTCGCGGTGATCGTCGAGCGCGGTGCCGCTCCGGCGATCGAGGACGCCGGCCTGCCGTACTACACCGTCTTCACCGCCCAGGACCTCGACCTCGCCTGAGCCCCGCCCGGGGGCGACGCCCGGTGCCGCGTTGTTTCACGTGAAACCCGAGCCTGCCCGCCCTGGACGCAGCGGTGCCCCTGACCCGCGCGCGCGGGTCAGGGGCACCGGAGGTTCGGCCTCAGCCGCGGCGGTGCCGGCCGCCGCTCTGCAGCGCGTCGGCCTCGGGCTCGCCCGGCGCGGCCGCCCCGCCCGCGTAGGCCGGGCCCGCCGCCTTGCGCTTCTTGCGGTCGCGCACCACCTCGACCAGGATCGGCGAGATCGACAGCAGGATGATCAGCGCCATCGCCGGGATCAGGTACTTGTCGATCACCGGGGCCATCGAGTCGCCGAAGAAGTAGCCGATGCTGAGCATCGCCTCGGTCCAGAGCACACCGCCGATCGCGTTCCAGACGAAGAACTTGCGGGCCGGCATCTCCAGCGTCCCGGCGACCGGGTTGAGGAAGGTGCGCACGATCGGGATGAACCGGGCCATCACCACGGCCTTCTCCGGCCCGAACTTCTGGAAGTACTCCTCGGCCTTCTGCACGTACTCGCGCTTGAAGATCCGTGACTCCGGCTTGTCGAAGAGCCTGCCGCCCACCTTCGCGCCGAGCAGGTGCCCGAGCTGGGCACCCGCGATCGCGCAGATCGGCGCACCGATCAGCAGCACGGCGATCGGCATCTGCACGCCGGGCCCGAAGGCCTTGGCCGCGGCCGAGGAGGCGGCCACGCCGCCCAGGATCAACAGCGAGTCCCCGGGTAGGAAGAATCCGATCAGCAGACCGGTCTCGGCGAAGATGATCGCCAGCAGGCCGACCGTCCCGACCGAGCTGATCAGCGACTTGGCATCGAGGAGATTGACCGCTAGGTCGGTGGTGGTGTTCACGCGCGCAGAATAGCGCGGCCGGGTGTCCTGGGCCGTGGAGCCCGGCCCCGTCGGCGGGGTCACCGGCCCCTGGCACCGGTTCCCCGAGGCCCTCGCCGGCGGGCGGGGCCGCGTCGGCGAGACCCGGCAATACCGCCTCCGACCTGCCCGAACCCTACCTTTCGTCCCGAAAGGTCGAGCCTTCTGTCCCGTGTGGCGAGCAGCATGATGAAGCCGACGGGCGAGTCTGGGAAGATAGCCCCGGCGTCCGGGCCGCGGCGCACAAAAATCCCCCCGACAGGAGCGTTTTCGCATGCCTATCGCAACCCCCGAGGCCTACAACGAGATGCTGGACCGGGCCAAGGCAGGCAAGTTCGCCTACCCGGCCATCAACGTCACCTCGTCGCAGACCCTGCACGCGGCGCTGCGCGGCTTCGCCGAGGCGGAGAGCGACGGCATCGTCCAGATCTCGACCGGTGGCGCCGAGTTCCTGGGCGGCCAGCACAGCAAGGACATGGTGACCGGCGCCGTCGCGCTGGCCGAGTTCGCCCACATCGTGGCCGCGAAGTACGACGTCACCATCGCCCTGCACACCGACCACTGCCCCAAGGAGAAGCTGGACGGCTACGTCCGCCCGCTGCTCGCGGTCTCCGCCGAGCGCGTGGCCAAGGGCCTGAACCCGCTCTTCCAGTCGCACATGTGGGACGGCTCGGCCGAGACCCTGGCCGACAACCTGGCCATCGCCGAGGAGCTGCTGGCCCAGGCGCGCGCCGCGAAGATCATCCTTGAGGTCGAGATCACCCCGACCGGCGGTGAGGAGGACGGCGTCACGCACGAGATCAACGACAACCTCTACACCTCGGTCAACGACGTGGTGCGCACCGCCGAGGCGCTCGGTCTGGGCGAGAAGGGCCGCTACCTGCTGGCCGCCTCGTTCGGCAACGTGCACGGCGTCTACAAGCCCGGCAACGTGGTGCTCCGCCCCGAGCTGCTGCGCGACCTGCAGGACGCGATCGGCGCCACCTCGGGCAAGAAGGACCCGTTCGACTTCGTCTTCCACGGCGGCTCCGGCTCCAGCGCCGAGGAGATCGCCACCGCGCTGGAGAACGGCGTGGTCAAGATGAACCTGGACACCGACACCCAGTACGCCTTCACCCGCCCGGTCGTGGACCACGTGTTCCGCAACTACGACGGCGTGCTGAAGGTCGACGGCGAGGTCGGCAAGAAGAACACCTACGACCCGCGCACCTGGGGCAAGCTGGCCGAGGCCGGCATGGCCGCCCGCGTGGTCGAGGCCACCAAGGCGCTGCGCTCCGCGGGCACCCGCCTGAAGTAGGCGGACGGCGGCGGCCCCCTCGCCGCGAGCCCCGGTCGGCACCCGCCGGCCGGGGCTCTCGCGTGCCGGCGCCCCGATCGGCGGCGGAACGGGGCGTGCGGGTCGCGGCCGGGCGCACCACCCGGCGGCCGGCTGCCGATCATGCGGCGCGGGTGGCCGCCAAGAGGCCGAACGGCAAAATCTTGCCCAGGTCCCGGTATGGATTTCGCCGAAATGCCCTGTCTGTCGCGTTTCTCTCA
Coding sequences within:
- a CDS encoding YbjN domain-containing protein encodes the protein MSVDPSSIPFFGAPQPSQPGGQPGGQPAGPPPIVVPNQDLVKQLLDQMQLKHVVDEEGDLTAPWEGFRVYYMFRGDNKELFAVRSFYDRSYTLEQKGEILDLIDEWNRETLWPKVYTHTHEDGVVRLIGESQMIIANGVNLDYFVNTTANWTQAAVGFEQWIVERLGLQQEIEGDAGEDTPEGDED
- a CDS encoding cupin domain-containing protein; the protein is MRLLPIDRAEHLITRFASTGAHATRLAAGTGQYYLTCLSIEPGGTIGTHPAPVEQLFLVITGEGWITGPDDIRVPIAAGTAVLWSAEEEHTCGTDTGLTALALEGAGLTVFEAEDY
- a CDS encoding pyridoxal phosphate-dependent aminotransferase — protein: MSARPLLNRRLAGLGTTIFAEMSALATATGSINLGQGFPDTDGPASVAQAAADAVLTGRGNQYPPGPGIPELRTAIAEHQRRFYGLGYDPDREVLVTAGATEAIAAALIALLEPGDEVIAFEPFYDSYAACIAMAGAVRVPLTLRQPAFRPDLDELRALITPRTRLLLLNTPHNPTGTVLTPDELATIAQLAVEHDLLVITDEVYEHLVFTGTHHPLAALPGMRERTVSISSAGKTFSFTGWKVGWVTASPELVAAVRTAKQYLTYVSAGPFQYAVAEALRLPDSYFANFRADLLRKRDLLAEGLSAAGFQVFSPQGTYFITTDITPLGEKDGIEFCRTLPERCGVVAIPNVVFYDNTDVGRSLVRFTFCKQDEVLQEAVARLRRL
- a CDS encoding Ig-like domain-containing protein, coding for MGAMRAMQAIRMRPTGRRAGTALLLGGVLLLATACGSGGGSQSGGGANAGGGAKGNGPAIGAPAAAASSAAPKTSAAVVDVEPKNGSQDVAPNGALKVSVADGKLTEVAVTGPDGKAVQGAVAADGLSWAPAGGLAVGAAYTVEAKAVDANGVATSTSSSFTTLTPKRTTRTVDNISTGSTYGVGMIIRVDFRQKVTNKAAAAQAITVEASDGTQVKGHWLDDDNWLDLRPESYWKPGTKVTIHYRTSNVELSPGVYGNSDRDESFTIGRSKISTVDAKTHQMNVVEDGLAPQTIAVTAGADDNPSWNGTMVVFEKDRMAHMDSATTNIKGPAYVADEPHALKITDSGSYVHGNPKAVEAAGHENISHGCIGLPDTPTGDDNSVAGKYYTDSIIGDVVIVKNSVGGQVAPDNGLGGWNVPWSTW
- a CDS encoding DUF2617 family protein, with product MLTTLQTSYSDTRAGDLAWCLGGGPLPALAVRDLLLPGPNALTGPNSPSGPSRPTGPSGPSGPTRTPGPTSTPHSDAPGGHRTPVGRAAGTLQLRLLGASHQVVIAAGPGECLETVACMPGRRTPLPARVAEQVAGWEYEFAARIESLPPHVFAARAQEILALVDEHPRGLAGVFPGDPSAFTALVAQGSAERVLWRTWHAYPQEGRLVCTRSSLVLRGPAAEQPARAAG
- a CDS encoding spermidine synthase, with product MINQPAEPPVQPGPDPEGPARPARPRAVRVRARTRGRTRAERRTETPPGPVRHPGPRVHLRPRGDRAAQAGAPGAAAAPGSSGRTDDQTRPDGRTRTAGLARTAERARADTTGAHAPDRAPERAPDPEPSRRPSRHGDQAPGDTPTPARAGRRPRAARPLVLLAAFVCAACGLVYELELVALGGYLLGDSVTQTSVVLSVMVFAMGVGSLAAKRFTHRPATFFAVVECALAVVGGLSVLALYSCWAWLGRYQVAMIGLTCAIGVLIGAEIPLLLTLLQRIRREEAGRAAADLFAADYIGALIGGLAFPFVLLPLLGQATGALLTGAVNAVAGAAVVLWLFRDEPGRRARPLLWTGCGAVLAVLALAAACTGAIERAARQALYGGPTRQAVQSRYGELVLTGAARVPAQGAADQPLRLYLAGRLAACGQDEYRFHEALVHPALAGAGDGRVLLFGGGDGLALREVLRHRGVREVLVVTLDPALPALARTDPALAALGGHSFADPRVRLVPADPLAWLRADGGAERFDAVLADLPAPERAARSEYHATEFYQLAAARLAPAGRLAVPAPAGPGLWTVEAGLRAAGLATVPFPVPGRGPACDPDGSGDRAAVLLAARDQRPALALAPDAPPPRSLTPERLAAAAAALAAERPTPLPPPSTLLHPR
- the pyrE gene encoding orotate phosphoribosyltransferase yields the protein MSNEPTNDLSTDRDALLAQIKTKAVVHGKVILSSGREADYYVDLRRITLDAQAAPLVGRVLLDATADLEYDAVGGLTLGADPVAAAMLHAAAARGRELDAFVVRKAGKAHGLQRRIEGPDVKGRRVLAVEDTSTTGGSVLTAVEALREAGAEVVGVAVIVERGAAPAIEDAGLPYYTVFTAQDLDLA
- a CDS encoding DedA family protein codes for the protein MNTTTDLAVNLLDAKSLISSVGTVGLLAIIFAETGLLIGFFLPGDSLLILGGVAASSAAAKAFGPGVQMPIAVLLIGAPICAIAGAQLGHLLGAKVGGRLFDKPESRIFKREYVQKAEEYFQKFGPEKAVVMARFIPIVRTFLNPVAGTLEMPARKFFVWNAIGGVLWTEAMLSIGYFFGDSMAPVIDKYLIPAMALIILLSISPILVEVVRDRKKRKAAGPAYAGGAAAPGEPEADALQSGGRHRRG
- the fbaA gene encoding class II fructose-bisphosphate aldolase is translated as MPIATPEAYNEMLDRAKAGKFAYPAINVTSSQTLHAALRGFAEAESDGIVQISTGGAEFLGGQHSKDMVTGAVALAEFAHIVAAKYDVTIALHTDHCPKEKLDGYVRPLLAVSAERVAKGLNPLFQSHMWDGSAETLADNLAIAEELLAQARAAKIILEVEITPTGGEEDGVTHEINDNLYTSVNDVVRTAEALGLGEKGRYLLAASFGNVHGVYKPGNVVLRPELLRDLQDAIGATSGKKDPFDFVFHGGSGSSAEEIATALENGVVKMNLDTDTQYAFTRPVVDHVFRNYDGVLKVDGEVGKKNTYDPRTWGKLAEAGMAARVVEATKALRSAGTRLK